The Theobroma cacao cultivar B97-61/B2 chromosome 1, Criollo_cocoa_genome_V2, whole genome shotgun sequence genome contains the following window.
TTTGAACTTCTAAAATGTGTTGTAACAGAAGCTGGTAAAAGAATTCAATTATGTTTTGAACTTACATGATCCAATGTCCAACTGTCTGATGCTAGTGAACGAGCATCCTCAAAGTTAGCTTCATTTGATCCATCCTTCCAATTCCATACACTGCAAGGGGTAGTAGGATAGAGTTTAAGCACTAGTCCAGGATAAAATTTGTTAATGTAATACATTTTTGAGTTGGGTTGTCAAAGCTTTAACTACTAAATGCACAGTAGATTTGGATGGAATGTAAGTGAGGACAATCTGCATGTAATGTCATTTTGAGGGTGGATTCTCAATTATTTGTTTCATGTATTCTACGGAAGTAAAAGTGGGTCATAATTCACCCATTGTAACCAAAGAGAACAGAGCAGATTCCATCTCCcaatattttgcaaatttcAGAAAACAAATCCTCAAAATTAATGAATCAAGTATGAAGATACCTTAAGGTCTCAATGTTGGTCAAACACCAGAGCTTCTCATAAGACTCACCAAAAAACCCAACTTTCCCAATTGAAGTTCCTACATTGATCACCTGAAATAAtgtgataaaaattaaattagattCTGATAAGAAGTTTGCCAAACCAGTGCAACGAAACTATGCATTCTCTAAACTAATAAGTCaagctaaaaattttaaaattctaggATTATATGAACCAGGgctagatttttcttttggtaaaAAAGCAACCAGAGATGTAAAAGAGACTAGTTTGAAAAGGAACAGAAGAGGTAGTTACTAGGAAATCGTCTAAAAGAAGTATTATAACACTACAATGACTGCTTAATGGTCGAATCAGCTGTATGCAATAATAGTCCACCCTTTCTGTGCTCAAATACAGGATGACTTTGCAATTTTACATTACTCTTCCACAACTCCACCAAGCAAAAagcttcaattatttattgatAAGAATACATCAATAAAATTGCCATCTAGCTTAGCTGCTAAGTGTTTTTCATGGTTGGAACAAGGACCTGAGAAGAAACCTACCTTCACTGTTCTTATAGGATGAGGGATGGATATCCACTAGTATGTAGACCAGTCAttgaacagaataaaataaaaaccataTCCCTGCACTTACAGACTCAAGATGATCATCATCATTGATATCTCCATTGGTATCAAATGTGCATATCAATCCATCAGCAGAAGCAGAAGCTAGTTTGTTTTGATGGCCAGGGATGAAATGAACCTGTCACACCAACAACGACAACAGCCATGATTCAACCAATAAAATCCCAAGCTTACTAGTTTATCACTGACGCTAGTAAAATATAGTTGTTTAGTCTACATTAAATTTCAGTCAGCCAAGCATGCAATAGAAATTGGTATGTAATAAAAATCATAGAAATTGGTTGACTTCAAATTGGGCAGACACATCGGACTGGAACCAAGACTTACCTGGGTAACATCCTCCACATGGGATTCCTCCAAGCATGCAACTTGCTTCTTGTTCCTCCAGTCCCAGAAAAATATCTGTGTTGTTGAAATAACCAACAAGCAAGAAGAAACCATCATGAACAATTGAGACATTGTCAGAAACAGTACTACCCAACGACTTTTCCCGCAAAGGAAAAGCATATTGACTATAGTAATGCAGGAACATCTATTGTCTTAAGTCAAAACCAGACCAAAACTAGCAGACACCAATCTAAACTGGGAAATCAACAACTTTATAACACAAAATCTGATAAAAGCACTATAGATAGATCAACAAACCTGTGATTGACATCCTGCAGCCAAAAGGTTGTCATCTGACCCTCCAAACGAGAAGCTAAAGACCTCTTGAGAAGAACCAGCAGTTATACACGAAACCTAtaacataaatcatcaaacaaaTAACATCAAAAAAGGGGTTCACTCTAAAATTGGtatataagaataaaaagacaaaaaattacGGGCTGGTCTATGAATTACCTGGTGAAAAGTTCTGGTATCCCAGGCCCGGATGGTTCCATCAGAGGAGGAAGAGTGCAAAGTATGAGGAGTGGAAGGACCAGAGAAAGAGATATGATTGATAGTAGAAGTGTGTCCTTTACACTCTCCAAAGTACTGACCCGTCATTGGCGAGTACAGTTTCACTGCGTTAGTTGACAATGACACCGCCATGGACGCCCAATCATccctttcaattttttttttatcacgCAGACAAAAAATAACTTATCAGCTATAACTTTAGACagcaaaacttaaaaattttccatttttcaataattagAATTGCTTTTCTGAGAGAAAGCGTACTTGGGGACGATTTGGAAAACGTAGTCGTCGCCGAAGTTGGTTTGAATCGAGTTTTTGAGACCGAATCTCTTGGTTGAGCTTTGATTATTCTGAACAGGTTGTTTCTGTTCCTCTACTTCCATCTCCGAAGCTTCCTCCATCTCTCTCGTTTCAATGTTTGCGCTGCTTTGAGCCTTTGCAATTGAAAAAACCCAAGGCAAAGCAGGGGAGGGGCGCATAGGCACAACGAATTCAGGGTTTTAGAGGGTCGATTCCAAACGGTGAGGTTCAGTTTAACTGGCTTTATCAACCAATCATATTTTGCCACCTCCATTTTTGTTAGTAAAAAACTTGTGCATGAACCACTAAATTAAAACCAAGCACTACCAATTATCAAATGCGCAAAGATAGCTTATTTGCCACGTGgactttcatatttttcattttcgtttttctttctttctccacctcAAAACCAGCTGCAATGCAAACGCTTCATCATCGACTCCCTCTTCCTCCTACGCTTATGGCCATTATGGACCGCGTCCTAGCATGACTTGGCCTCTCATTGCTGCGCCTGCACTCCTCTCTATACTTTCATTTTCTGTGATTGTTTATTTGGGTTCACTAAGTCCTTGGTTAGCCGACAAGACAAAATTTAGTTGACGGTGTTAACTGGTAGAGTAACGGAAAAAACTGTCACGTTTTAAACATCAAGAGCTAAATAGGTTCTACTCCAAATCTCAAGGAGCTTTTATGTAATTTACTCTTTTTAAAATCCCTGAGGAAATTGTAGCACTGTACGTACTAGAAGCAGTGAAGTATTTCGTTTTACTCGTTAAGACCTTTTGTTTCGGCGATCTATGACTTGTTATATAACCTGGTAAATATCCTCCCACCATGGAATTTATATATTCCTGCGAGGATTTTTAACATTTTCGCCAATTTATTGTGTTATTAACGCCTAAATTTGGAAGTGAACCTAGCTCCAAATTCCAACTATAATTTAAACACCAAAATGAAATAGGTAAATACCATCAAGGCCCAGCCAACAGCTACCGTAGGATTATACTGCTACACCTTGGTACTAAAAATTGGTATTCCTTACCCCCACGAAGTAAATAACAGGAACAATAAGATTGTAGAAGATAACAAATACTAGACACAATCAATGATGAAATCCAAATTCTCATTTCTAATTATCTCCATAAAACAACAAATGATTTAAAGGTACAAGTCCAACACCATAATTCGAGTCAAAGAGATAATTGCCTGTCCATTAGACAGACACATATATCTTCCCGGATTACCCAAACTTTAATCTCACGCAGTTAGGAAACCAGCACGCTTTGATCCCATCAAAGAGACCTAAAATATAACGTACAACTATAAGTTAACACAATTTGATATCTTCAGCTAACATGATATCATGTGCTTGGTGCAGCTTCTTTTTTCTCCGAAGTTCCAGCAACTACCTCCTCTGGCTTTGCATCTCCTTCTGGCTTTGTCACTTCTTGCTCTACAATGGATGAAAATCAGTTTACCCACAAACCAAAATTACCAAACCAATGAATCAAAGGAAAGAATAGGTAATCACAAGCATAATATTGCTCAGAAAGCCTCACAGCATTCTTACCTTCATCATCACTGTCTTCAAAGTCACCCATGCCACCATCACCCATTCCTCCCATATTACCAAAGTTCTGCATAACACCATAATTGTTTGGTCAGAAAGGAAATGTTTATAGGTTAAtactgaaaatgaaaattgtagATAAGATACTATAACCATACCGAGAAGTCCATTCCTCCCAAGTCGAGATCACCAATACCTAATCAAAaatagaagtgaaaatttaataaatttccaGTTTAAAATGTATCAGCCTTTACATCAATTCAATTTGAACAGAAAAACATCAGTAATCGCAATACTAACCAttctcttcatcttcatcCACCCATTTGTCCCAGTCCACTTTGACATAATGGGGGGTCTTGCCATCACCGCGCAATAATTTATTCCACCACACTTTCTCAGCCTTCTCCAAGATGCAGAATATGCTCCTAACCCCTATATTAATtttgctttccttttttccaaaaaaaaaaaaaaaagaaactgtTAACACACTGTAAGAAAAAATTTCAGAAGATAATTTGCGAAatcaatgtcaaaattaacCAGTGCTAGGAACGTAGTATGTTTATCCTAACTCAAGCATAAATTCCATGGTAAACACCAAATATGAATAGGCAACACTCTGAAAAGCTCCTGGAAGAATATATAGTTAGAAGCGACAACCATGAAAGCGCATGAAAAATGTAAAGATCGTTGAAACCTATATAATCTAATAGAAAGTATACACCTGAAGATTAAGTTTACAAAATTAGCAGTTTTGGAGAGAAGCAAGCCCTGAAACATGACATTGAGGGCTAGTGGCAAGCTAGCTAATATTCAGAATTCATTCAACTGCAACCAATTAGCAGCATAATACTACCGTCCGCTGATTATTATCATTGATACCCTAGACTTCCCGatatccatttaaaaatgagaCAAATGTTCTGTTGAATTCCAGTAATTACAAGAAAAGTATCTTACCTCCACATTGACCTTATCATGAAGTTCCAACTTCAACTCATATAGGTTATTGTCAGCTCCAGCATTAGCAGAGAAAGTAAACACTCCCTCTGGTTCAAGATTGACCTTTGCATTCTTAGAATCGGGTAATAGCACCGTAATGAAAACCTTGTCACTTCTTTGAGCCCACTTCACCTCGGGATGACGActgaaaaaaagaattaagaattttaaccATATTTAACATGAcataattcaaaacaaaatatacccAACAAGAAACAACTACGAATGCAACAATCCCAGATAGGCATCCTTATCAAAACCCCACTACAGTATATACATTTTTATCAATAGTAAATTAACTGATTAACGACttcaaaacatttttattaaaaaattattcacacACCCATAAAGTGCCATTTCCTTCctttaaaacatattataaGACAAAGAAGTactaaaacaaagaaaattaaacaacGATCATTATTACACAGAGTTACTCAAAGAACAGATCAAAAGCACATGTTGAAACAGACAAAGAACAAGGACAAAAGTGGCAAAAGCGTAATATCAATCAAATCAATTAACAGGGAAGCAAAGATTCGAAATCGACAGGAAAAGTTCAAATCTAAATAAACAAAGAGAAACGGAAAGGTTGTTAAGCTTACCTCATTGTTAGTAGAAAGTATAGAGGAGAGGAACTACAAAATGTAAAACCCTAGGGCCAGCCAACGAGTACCAATAAGTAAACTGCAAACGGACAGCCTTTGCCCTCTGGCTTTTATAGTGTGGGTAAATCGAGGGGCTTTTCCTTCTAGTACTttcttttttagatttttaaatgCTATTGTGTGGAAAGTTCTATTATCATTATTCGTATCAGCGCCGTTTGGTTTCTTGATATTTGAACGAATGTGATCGGACGGTTCAAAACCATGATCATCAAAATGGGCATTCTTTGTTCGACTCTATGACCAGTTCATTGGCCCACTAGTGAAACTAAGCTCAACCACTTGGGCCCGTGGTTCTTATGGAAGATTGTCATTGTGGATGACTTTTTTAACTAAGCTGGACGGATAGGTGAAAGAGAACATTGGGCCTTAAATCCATATTACTATGACCTCGTTGGCAGATGCTTAGGTACTATTCTACAAAATTGAGCAACAAGCAAGTCTTTAACCCCTTTTAGGCCCATTGTTAGAGTTGTACTTTCTAAAAGGATTCAGCACCATTCAGTTGTAACCACACATTTGACCAAAACCATCAATTTTGACCCTAGACGTGTCGGTTGCAACATAAGTAGCGACGGTCGGTTTTCTCAATTGATTGGTTCGGTCATCGGAGGAGAGTTTTCCCCAACCTTTTTGAATCGACCAAAAAatggaaattatttttttatttttaatatatggGGGAGGGAATTACCCTTTCAACCTTCATTAATTTCCCCTTTTTCTTCCATCCCCTCCCCTGATTGGTATACTCTTCACTTcacaaatttttcaaaacacttCTAAACCTTAAAAGCCTTTCACTTCACTGTCGCCCCCATCGTTACTTTGCCATCGTCGTGCCTCAATTTTAACCTTCCTAACCCATTTCTTTGCAAGGCAAAAAATGAGCATTTATCATCATTTATGCAATGGGTATTTGACTTTGACTGAGTTCCTATAAAAGAGTATTATTGTTGGGGtgtttgtcacagcccaaaccCAAGGGCTGTGACCCGTGCACAAGTCACATAGAGAAAATCCATGATTCCCAAGCAAGCCTCATATAGATTGGACAACCAAGTAGACAATACCAATAATTCATGAAGCCTAAACAGtacattttataatataagTCCAAATATATCCATAACATACTACCCATAGCATTTCAACCAACAAAAGTACAACCATGTACTATTCACAAGAGCCATACACTGATTATTATGGTGGGTCTAAGCCCATATAAGATAAACTATACTTTATACATCACAGAGGCAATAAAAATGCCATCAACTAAACAACCAACATTTGTACCAAAACCAGCGAAATGGATTCGTAGATAAAAGTTTCTTATCAAATGCCAAAAAGTGTTGATTTATCCAAAAAACGCAAACCACTTGCTTCTTTGTACAAGAATCCCCACAAACTATTTATCTACACATGGCAACTAACATTGGGGTTAGTCTTTTACTAACTTAATGAGTGGTTGGAAAATAAACAAGCACAATAGAGGTATATTGTTCAAATCCAATAATACAAGATATACCAATATAAATATGCATAAGTACAAGATTTAATCAAGACTTCTTAGAGTACATAAGTGCACATTTAACCGGCGTACCCTCTGCTAAGCATAATCCAGTAATTTCTCATACTTACCACATTCATCAAGACTCCTTAAAGTACACAAGAGTGTGTGGTGTATTACCAGTACTTTCTAGTAAACATAAGCTATCCTTAAGATGGTAACGAGAGAAGGGTCCTCCCGGGTAGTAAGACACATCTAGGACTGAGGCCACTGATGGTAAACCAGACCACCGGAATCGCGACACCTTCTAACTAGCCCATATCATCATTTGGAATACATTTATTAGATGGAACCATATCAACGCCAACATTTGTTGCCATCACACATGCAGTAATAATTTTCATGGCCATTTAACATCATACATGCATAACCATTATATGCAGTTTGATAAGCTCTCACAGTTCAT
Protein-coding sequences here:
- the LOC18613545 gene encoding WD repeat-containing protein 89 homolog; the protein is MRPSPALPWVFSIAKAQSSANIETREMEEASEMEVEEQKQPVQNNQSSTKRFGLKNSIQTNFGDDYVFQIVPKDDWASMAVSLSTNAVKLYSPMTGQYFGECKGHTSTINHISFSGPSTPHTLHSSSSDGTIRAWDTRTFHQVSCITAGSSQEVFSFSFGGSDDNLLAAGCQSQIFFWDWRNKKQVACLEESHVEDVTQVHFIPGHQNKLASASADGLICTFDTNGDINDDDHLESVINVGTSIGKVGFFGESYEKLWCLTNIETLSVWNWKDGSNEANFEDARSLASDSWTLDHVDYFVDCHCFGGENLWVIGGTNAGSLGYFPVIYKGAAAIGPPEAVLGGGHMGVVRSILPMSSMRSGPAQSQGIFGWTGGEDGRLCCWMADDSSEINRSWISSALVMKSPRNRKRSRHNPY
- the LOC18613546 gene encoding uncharacterized protein OsI_027940, which produces MSRHPEVKWAQRSDKVFITVLLPDSKNAKVNLEPEGVFTFSANAGADNNLYELKLELHDKVNVEESKINIGVRSIFCILEKAEKVWWNKLLRGDGKTPHYVKVDWDKWVDEDEENGIGDLDLGGMDFSNFGNMGGMGDGGMGDFEDSDDEEQEVTKPEGDAKPEEVVAGTSEKKEAAPST